In one window of Enterobacteriaceae endosymbiont of Donacia cincticornis DNA:
- the recD gene encoding exodeoxyribonuclease V subunit alpha, translating into MYLFLEKLCKIKIIRLIDLYLASILTNKKKDLLMFAIALLSNYVGKGNICLPISKLYLNIDIKKKKNNSILKKIKEINKIKNWKEILSSYKDIVSNGKKNTPIILINNHLYLHKMWHEENIIVKNFLNNNFTFVEPKKIKKILKFLCKKKDFIQQQAICSALTHKISIITGSPGTGKTSIISKIIFAFIKIFDKRLKIKIVATTGKAAVRLTQSMNFFFKNISDKIISKEKQKNIPKKATTIHYLLKMKIYTKEIKFNYFNKLNIDLLIIDESSMIDFSLMSIILNILSKKTKLVLLGDEYQLPSIEYGNLFKDLCYFKKFYFTEKYFLWLSSIIEYQYKSQDIKKFFFRNFITVLKYNFRYSINSGINQLALNVKNGYVEKIKKIFLLKRYNDIKYCNITNINQYKLMISSFIKEYKKYFIYLQKYQIYDKNIFYKFNNYQIICAIKYGLFGTKKINSIIEKELLNNKIITIPSLEKNWYIGRPIIITKNDNYLNLFNGDIGITFLDKKDQKLKIKFFLFNDKQKIMCIENLPSYEIAYAITAHKSQGSEFKNVALILPNKFYSILTRELIYTAITRTKKKITIYSNKNIFYKAIKSKIIRFSNMKNKIINHI; encoded by the coding sequence ATGTATTTATTTTTAGAAAAATTATGTAAAATTAAAATTATTCGTCTAATTGATTTATATTTAGCATCTATATTAACAAATAAAAAAAAAGATTTGTTAATGTTTGCAATTGCTTTACTTAGTAATTATGTTGGTAAAGGTAATATTTGTTTACCCATATCTAAGTTATATCTAAATATAGATATTAAAAAAAAAAAAAATAATTCTATTTTAAAAAAAATAAAAGAAATTAATAAAATTAAAAATTGGAAAGAAATTTTATCTTCTTATAAAGATATTGTTAGTAATGGTAAAAAAAATACTCCTATTATTTTAATAAATAATCATTTATATTTACATAAAATGTGGCATGAAGAAAATATAATAGTAAAAAATTTTCTTAATAATAATTTTACTTTTGTAGAACCAAAAAAAATAAAAAAAATTTTAAAATTCTTATGTAAGAAAAAAGATTTTATACAACAACAAGCTATTTGTTCTGCATTAACACATAAAATTAGTATAATTACTGGTTCTCCTGGTACTGGAAAAACTAGTATTATATCAAAAATAATTTTTGCATTTATAAAAATTTTTGATAAACGTTTAAAAATAAAAATTGTAGCTACTACTGGTAAAGCTGCAGTAAGATTAACACAATCTATGAATTTTTTTTTTAAAAATATTTCTGATAAAATAATAAGTAAAGAAAAACAAAAAAATATTCCTAAAAAAGCAACTACTATACATTATTTATTAAAAATGAAAATTTATACTAAAGAAATTAAATTTAATTATTTTAATAAACTTAATATAGATTTATTAATTATTGATGAATCATCAATGATCGATTTTAGTTTAATGTCTATTATTTTAAATATTTTATCTAAAAAAACTAAATTAGTTTTATTAGGAGATGAATATCAATTACCTTCTATAGAATATGGAAATCTATTTAAAGATTTATGTTATTTTAAAAAATTTTACTTTACAGAAAAATATTTTTTATGGTTAAGTTCTATAATAGAATATCAATATAAAAGTCAAGATATAAAAAAATTTTTTTTTCGTAATTTTATTACTGTTTTAAAATATAATTTTAGATATTCGATTAATTCTGGAATTAATCAATTAGCTTTAAATGTAAAAAATGGTTACGTGGAAAAAATAAAAAAAATTTTTTTATTAAAAAGATATAATGATATTAAATATTGTAATATAACAAATATAAATCAATATAAATTAATGATATCTTCTTTTATTAAAGAATATAAAAAATATTTTATTTATTTACAAAAATATCAAATTTATGATAAAAATATCTTTTATAAGTTTAATAATTATCAAATCATATGTGCCATAAAATATGGATTATTTGGTACAAAAAAAATTAATTCTATTATTGAAAAAGAATTATTAAATAATAAAATAATAACAATCCCTTCTTTAGAAAAGAATTGGTATATAGGTAGACCTATTATTATTACTAAAAATGATAATTATTTAAATTTATTTAATGGTGATATTGGCATAACTTTTTTAGATAAAAAAGATCAAAAATTAAAAATTAAGTTTTTTTTATTTAATGACAAACAAAAAATCATGTGTATTGAAAATTTACCATCATATGAAATAGCATATGCAATAACTGCCCATAAATCACAGGGATCAGAATTTAAAAATGTTGCATTAATATTACCAAATAAGTTTTATTCTATATTAACTAGAGAACTAATTTATACTGCCATTACAAGAACTAAAAAAAAAATTACTATTTACAGTAATAAAAATATTTTTTATAAAGCAATAAAATCTAAAATTATAAGATTTTCTAATATGAAAAATAAAATTATTAATCACATATAA
- the rplS gene encoding 50S ribosomal protein L19: protein MNNIINYIEQEQIKNYKKFPLFRTGDTLKMYIWVVEGLKKRIQIFEGIVIAISKKNSFNCSFTIRKLSNGIGIERVFSLYSKIINDIKIKKKGYIKKAKLYYLRKLRGKAARIKERLI from the coding sequence ATGAATAATATTATTAATTATATTGAACAAGAACAAATTAAAAATTATAAAAAATTTCCATTATTTAGAACTGGAGATACATTAAAAATGTATATTTGGGTAGTAGAAGGTTTAAAAAAAAGAATTCAAATTTTTGAAGGTATTGTAATTGCAATTTCTAAAAAAAATAGTTTTAATTGTTCTTTTACTATTAGAAAATTATCCAATGGTATTGGAATAGAACGTGTTTTTTCTTTATATTCTAAAATAATTAATGATATTAAAATAAAAAAAAAAGGTTATATAAAAAAAGCAAAATTATATTATTTACGTAAGTTAAGAGGTAAAGCTGCTAGAATTAAAGAACGTTTAATTTAA